In Hamadaea flava, a genomic segment contains:
- a CDS encoding 5-(carboxyamino)imidazole ribonucleotide synthase, producing the protein MDTRTGLPVVGMIGGGQLARMTHQSAIALGQSLRVLATSPDDGAALVAADVHVGSHLDLAALRDFAKGCDVVTFDHEHVPGEHIRALAADGVAVYPSADALQYAQNKRLMRERLTAMGAPMPRWRPVNRIEDVRDFGDEVGWPIIGKAATGGYDGKGVWVLTGPEPAAELLAQGVELIVEEKVTLDRELAVQVARSPFGQVAAYPVVETVQEDGICVEVLAPAPGLGEEQAAEIQQLGIRIATELGVVGMLAVELFVDADGRFSVNELAMRPHNSGHWTIEGARTSQFEQHLRAVLDYPMGDTSAAAPVVVMANVLGGPDGGMPIDERLHHLFAAEPGVKVHLYGKQVRPGRKIGHVTALGHDLAQTRARAARAAHWLTYGEEPK; encoded by the coding sequence ATGGACACCCGGACTGGACTGCCGGTGGTCGGCATGATCGGCGGCGGACAGCTCGCCCGCATGACCCACCAGTCGGCGATCGCCCTCGGCCAGTCGTTGCGCGTACTGGCCACCTCACCCGACGACGGCGCCGCCCTGGTCGCGGCGGACGTGCACGTCGGCTCACACCTCGACCTGGCCGCGTTGCGCGACTTCGCCAAGGGCTGCGACGTGGTCACCTTCGATCACGAGCACGTCCCGGGGGAGCACATCCGGGCGCTGGCCGCCGACGGGGTGGCCGTCTACCCCTCCGCCGACGCGCTTCAGTACGCCCAGAACAAGCGCCTGATGCGGGAACGCCTGACCGCGATGGGCGCACCGATGCCGCGCTGGCGGCCGGTGAACCGGATCGAGGACGTGCGCGACTTCGGCGACGAGGTCGGCTGGCCGATCATCGGCAAGGCCGCGACCGGCGGTTACGACGGCAAGGGCGTCTGGGTGCTGACCGGCCCGGAGCCGGCGGCCGAGCTGCTCGCCCAAGGCGTCGAGCTGATCGTCGAGGAGAAGGTGACCCTCGATCGGGAACTCGCCGTCCAGGTCGCCCGATCGCCGTTCGGGCAGGTCGCGGCGTACCCGGTGGTCGAGACGGTGCAGGAGGACGGGATCTGCGTCGAGGTCCTCGCGCCCGCCCCCGGGCTGGGTGAGGAGCAGGCCGCCGAGATCCAGCAGCTGGGCATCCGGATCGCGACCGAGCTGGGTGTCGTCGGCATGCTCGCCGTCGAGCTGTTCGTCGACGCGGACGGCCGGTTCAGCGTCAACGAGCTGGCGATGCGCCCGCACAACTCCGGGCACTGGACCATCGAGGGCGCCCGGACCAGCCAGTTCGAGCAGCATCTGCGGGCCGTCCTGGACTACCCGATGGGCGACACCTCGGCCGCCGCGCCCGTGGTCGTGATGGCGAACGTGCTAGGCGGCCCCGACGGCGGGATGCCGATCGACGAGCGCCTGCACCACTTGTTCGCCGCCGAGCCCGGCGTCAAGGTGCACCTCTACGGCAAGCAGGTCCGGCCCGGCCGCAAGATCGGCCATGTGACCGCGCTCGGCCACGATCTCGCGCAGACTCGGGCTCGGGCCGCGCGCGCCGCCCATTGGCTGACCTACGGGGAGGAACCCAAGTGA
- the purE gene encoding 5-(carboxyamino)imidazole ribonucleotide mutase, producing the protein MTVQVGIIMGSDSDWPTMQPAAEALDEFGVTYEAHVVSAHRTPVKMIEYGQAAAGRGIQVIIAGAGGAAALPGMVASVTPLPVIGVPVPLKHLDGMDSLMSIVQMPAGIPVATVSIGGGRNAGLLAVRVLAASDPALQRRIEAYQRDLIELVEQKDATLQDRLRS; encoded by the coding sequence GTGACGGTCCAGGTCGGGATCATCATGGGCAGCGACTCGGACTGGCCGACGATGCAGCCGGCGGCCGAGGCGCTCGACGAGTTCGGCGTGACCTACGAGGCGCACGTCGTCTCGGCCCACCGCACCCCGGTCAAGATGATCGAGTACGGGCAGGCCGCGGCCGGCCGGGGCATCCAGGTCATCATCGCGGGCGCGGGCGGGGCCGCCGCGCTGCCGGGCATGGTCGCCTCGGTGACGCCGTTGCCGGTGATCGGCGTACCGGTGCCGTTGAAGCACTTGGACGGCATGGACTCGCTCATGTCCATCGTGCAGATGCCGGCCGGCATTCCGGTCGCCACGGTCTCCATCGGCGGCGGCCGCAACGCCGGCCTGCTCGCCGTACGCGTGCTGGCCGCGAGCGATCCGGCCTTGCAGCGCCGCATCGAGGCGTACCAGCGGGATTTGATCGAGCTGGTGGAGCAGAAGGACGCGACGCTGCAGGACCGCCTGCGGAGCTAG
- a CDS encoding acyl-CoA thioesterase, which translates to MTALDVNLYGTVHGGVIMKFVDDAAGAAAARHCGFNAVTVAIDEIELLVPVRVGDLVHAKAQVNWTGVTSMEIGVTVLAERWNEAGRTPERVATAYLVFVGVDAEGKPRVVPPVQPESDTDQRRFQEAIIRREHRLARRRAIAQHRAPHLD; encoded by the coding sequence ATGACCGCCCTGGACGTCAACCTCTACGGCACCGTCCACGGCGGCGTCATCATGAAGTTCGTCGACGACGCGGCCGGCGCGGCCGCCGCCCGCCACTGCGGGTTCAACGCGGTCACCGTCGCGATCGACGAGATCGAACTCCTGGTCCCTGTGCGGGTCGGCGACCTCGTCCACGCCAAGGCCCAGGTCAACTGGACCGGCGTCACGTCGATGGAGATCGGCGTCACGGTGCTCGCCGAGCGCTGGAACGAAGCCGGTCGCACGCCGGAACGGGTCGCGACGGCGTACCTGGTCTTCGTGGGCGTCGACGCCGAGGGCAAGCCCCGCGTGGTGCCGCCGGTGCAGCCCGAGAGCGACACCGACCAGCGGCGCTTCCAGGAGGCGATCATCCGGCGGGAACACCGCCTCGCCCGGCGCCGCGCGATCGCTCAGCACCGCGCCCCCCACCTCGACTAG
- a CDS encoding VOC family protein, which translates to MAIARFKKVTMECRDPERVGAFWADVLGRTWKAYDADSGGVFGPTPRHTIWLTRTAEPKTVKNRVHLDVYALSVAGLEVLGASILLPQGDGRTWTVMADPEGNEFCAFVRDELPEDRVAGLVVDAADPRTAAQWWGDLFGVPVKHSDEGWSAVEEVPDLPMRSISVNPVPEPKTVPNRVRWEISVPAYDELEAAGARPVGPGVYADPEGNEFGVVLRRS; encoded by the coding sequence ATGGCGATCGCCCGCTTCAAGAAAGTCACGATGGAATGCCGGGATCCCGAACGGGTCGGGGCGTTCTGGGCTGACGTGCTCGGCCGCACCTGGAAGGCGTACGACGCCGACTCCGGTGGTGTCTTCGGCCCGACTCCACGGCACACGATCTGGCTCACGCGTACCGCTGAGCCGAAGACCGTCAAGAACCGCGTCCACCTCGACGTGTACGCCCTGAGCGTGGCCGGGCTGGAGGTGCTGGGCGCGTCCATCCTGCTGCCGCAAGGCGATGGGCGTACCTGGACGGTGATGGCCGACCCGGAGGGCAACGAGTTCTGCGCCTTCGTCCGGGACGAGCTGCCTGAGGACCGGGTGGCCGGGCTGGTGGTCGACGCCGCCGATCCCCGGACGGCCGCCCAGTGGTGGGGCGACCTGTTCGGCGTGCCCGTCAAGCACAGCGACGAGGGTTGGTCGGCGGTGGAGGAGGTGCCGGACCTGCCGATGCGAAGCATCTCCGTCAACCCGGTGCCCGAGCCGAAGACCGTCCCCAACCGGGTGCGCTGGGAGATCTCCGTGCCGGCGTACGACGAGCTGGAGGCGGCCGGCGCGCGTCCGGTCGGGCCGGGCGTCTATGCCGATCCCGAGGGGAACGAGTTCGGCGTCGTCCTCCGCCGTTCGTAA
- a CDS encoding TetR/AcrR family transcriptional regulator, translated as MATTDRSSGGDPARTLSLLWRDAREPATGQRGPRPAQSVDKIVDAAIALADAEGLGVVSMRRVAQALRVAPMSIYTYVPGKAELIDLMLDTVYARMPRREPAGTQWRDRVTAVADDNRDLFERHPWLAAVSTNRPTLGPGAIAKYDYELRALDGVGLDDVDLDAALTFVLGFVQTCARAAADLRTAHQESAMNDEQWWAANQPLLAKMFDAERFPLASRVGAAAGAAHGSAYDPAHAYAFGLARVLDGLAVLIERRSGT; from the coding sequence GTGGCGACGACGGATCGCAGTAGCGGCGGCGACCCCGCGCGTACCCTCTCGTTGCTGTGGCGGGACGCCCGAGAGCCGGCGACCGGGCAGCGGGGGCCGAGACCCGCGCAGAGTGTCGACAAGATCGTCGACGCGGCGATCGCGCTGGCCGACGCGGAAGGGCTCGGCGTCGTCTCGATGCGGCGCGTCGCGCAGGCGCTGAGGGTGGCGCCGATGTCGATCTACACCTATGTGCCCGGCAAGGCCGAGCTGATCGATCTCATGCTCGACACCGTGTACGCGCGGATGCCGCGCCGCGAGCCGGCGGGTACGCAGTGGCGTGACCGGGTGACCGCGGTGGCCGACGACAATCGGGACTTGTTCGAGCGGCATCCCTGGCTGGCGGCGGTGTCGACGAACCGGCCGACGCTGGGGCCGGGCGCGATCGCGAAGTACGACTACGAGCTGCGTGCGCTCGACGGGGTCGGGCTCGACGACGTCGACCTGGATGCCGCGCTGACTTTCGTGCTCGGCTTCGTGCAGACCTGCGCGCGGGCCGCGGCCGATCTCCGGACGGCACACCAGGAGTCGGCCATGAACGACGAGCAGTGGTGGGCCGCCAATCAGCCCCTGCTGGCGAAGATGTTCGACGCCGAGCGGTTTCCACTGGCCTCCCGGGTCGGCGCGGCGGCCGGGGCAGCGCACGGCAGCGCCTACGACCCCGCGCACGCGTACGCCTTCGGGCTGGCCCGGGTGCTCGACGGGCTCGCCGTCCTCATCGAACGGCGCTCTGGCACTTAG
- a CDS encoding VOC family protein, which produces MRVTAAAISLNVADPVASAKFAQDHFGFTEDMAADGFVSLSRPDTGFNLIYLRTGLETFRPDTMKGDVHGVLVALVVDDIDAEYARIQAEGVPIVTPLQTEPWGERFLQVADPNGVIIQLVQWV; this is translated from the coding sequence ATGCGAGTGACCGCCGCAGCCATTTCCCTCAACGTCGCCGACCCCGTCGCGTCGGCCAAGTTCGCCCAGGACCACTTCGGGTTCACCGAGGACATGGCGGCCGACGGCTTCGTCTCCCTGTCCCGCCCCGACACCGGGTTCAACCTGATCTACCTGCGTACCGGACTGGAGACCTTCCGGCCGGACACCATGAAAGGCGACGTCCACGGAGTCCTCGTCGCGCTCGTCGTGGACGACATCGACGCCGAGTACGCCCGCATCCAGGCCGAGGGCGTGCCGATCGTGACGCCGCTGCAGACCGAGCCGTGGGGCGAGCGCTTCCTCCAGGTCGCCGACCCGAACGGAGTGATCATTCAGCTCGTCCAGTGGGTCTAG
- a CDS encoding glycoside hydrolase family 11 protein gives MNDTPSPVELRGRSRFKPLIAAAGAVLLAAASMMLSGVAHAEADRTVTSNTTGTHNGYFFSYWKDNGNVTMTLGAGGSYSVQWSNMNNMVVGKGWKPGSSHTVNYSGNFSPNGNGYLALYGWTTNPLIEYYIVENFGSYNPSSGATRLGSVTTDGSTYDIYRTQRVNQPSIIGTATFYQYWSVRQSHRSSGTITTANHFNAWASLGLNLGSHDYQIMATEGYQSSGSSSITVSEGSGPTSPTPTASSPRPTTSPTSGGTSACKVTQSVNAWNNGLTDNITIANTGTSAINGWSLKFTLASGQTITSGWSATYSPSSGAVTATNVNYNGSIAPGGSTTIGFQATHSGNSAAPTGFTLNGAACS, from the coding sequence GTGAACGACACCCCCTCCCCAGTGGAGCTCCGCGGACGAAGTCGCTTCAAGCCGCTCATCGCGGCAGCCGGCGCGGTCCTCCTGGCCGCCGCCTCGATGATGCTGTCAGGCGTCGCCCACGCCGAGGCCGACCGGACGGTCACCTCGAACACCACCGGTACGCACAACGGCTACTTCTTCTCGTACTGGAAGGACAACGGCAATGTCACGATGACGTTGGGCGCCGGCGGCAGCTACAGCGTCCAGTGGAGCAACATGAACAACATGGTGGTCGGCAAGGGCTGGAAGCCCGGCTCCAGCCACACCGTGAACTACTCCGGCAACTTCAGCCCGAACGGCAACGGCTATCTGGCGCTCTACGGCTGGACCACCAACCCGCTCATCGAGTACTACATCGTCGAGAACTTCGGCAGCTACAACCCGAGCAGCGGGGCGACCCGGCTGGGCTCCGTCACCACTGACGGCAGCACTTATGACATCTACCGCACTCAGCGGGTCAACCAGCCGTCCATCATCGGGACCGCGACGTTCTACCAATACTGGAGCGTCCGGCAGTCGCACCGCAGCAGCGGCACCATCACCACGGCCAACCACTTCAACGCCTGGGCGAGCCTCGGCCTGAACCTGGGCAGCCACGACTACCAGATCATGGCCACCGAGGGCTACCAGAGCAGCGGCAGTTCCAGCATCACCGTCAGCGAAGGCAGCGGCCCCACGTCGCCCACGCCGACCGCCAGCTCGCCCCGGCCGACCACCTCGCCCACCTCGGGCGGCACCAGCGCCTGCAAGGTGACGCAGTCGGTGAACGCCTGGAACAACGGACTGACTGACAACATCACCATCGCCAACACGGGGACATCTGCGATCAACGGCTGGTCGCTGAAGTTCACCCTGGCCTCCGGGCAGACCATCACCTCGGGCTGGAGCGCGACCTACTCGCCCAGCAGCGGGGCGGTGACGGCGACGAATGTCAACTACAACGGGTCCATAGCGCCCGGCGGGTCGACCACGATCGGCTTCCAGGCGACCCATTCCGGCAACAGCGCGGCCCCGACCGGCTTCACGCTCAACGGCGCCGCCTGCAGCTGA
- a CDS encoding acyl-CoA dehydrogenase family protein gives MVSFDLYQLSEEHVAIREAVRDLCADKVAPHAAAADETGEFPQASYDALRAADFHAPHIPAEYGGAGADALATAIVIEEVARACASSSLIPAVNKLGSLPVMLAGSAELKQQYLPAVARGDAMFSYCLSEPEAGSDAAGMTTRAERDGDHWVLNGVKRWITNAGVSEYYTVFAKTSAAAGTRGISAFVVEKSDAGVSFGAPERKLGIKGSPTREVYLDNVRIPLGRIIGEEGTGFATAMRTLDHTRVTIAAQALGIAQGALDAALAYMQERKQFGKPIAEFQGLQFMLADMGMKLTAARELTYSAAARSERNAPDLTYYGAAAKCFASDAAMEITTNAVQLLGGYGYTKDFPVERMMRDAKITQIYEGTNQVQRIVMARQLLKGVI, from the coding sequence ATCGTGTCGTTCGATCTCTACCAGCTCTCCGAGGAGCACGTCGCCATCCGCGAGGCCGTGCGCGACCTGTGCGCGGACAAGGTCGCCCCGCACGCGGCCGCCGCCGACGAGACCGGCGAGTTCCCGCAGGCCAGCTATGACGCGCTGCGAGCCGCCGACTTCCACGCCCCGCACATCCCGGCCGAATACGGCGGCGCCGGCGCGGACGCGCTCGCCACCGCGATCGTGATCGAAGAGGTGGCGCGAGCCTGCGCGTCCAGCTCCCTCATCCCGGCGGTGAACAAGCTGGGCAGCCTCCCGGTGATGCTCGCCGGCTCGGCCGAGCTGAAGCAGCAGTACCTGCCCGCCGTCGCCCGAGGCGACGCGATGTTCTCCTACTGCCTCTCCGAACCGGAGGCGGGCAGCGACGCGGCCGGCATGACGACCCGCGCCGAACGCGACGGCGACCACTGGGTGCTCAACGGGGTCAAGCGCTGGATCACCAACGCCGGCGTCTCCGAGTACTACACCGTCTTCGCCAAGACCTCGGCCGCGGCCGGCACCCGCGGCATCTCGGCGTTCGTCGTGGAGAAGTCCGACGCCGGAGTCAGCTTCGGCGCACCCGAACGCAAACTCGGCATCAAGGGCTCCCCGACCCGCGAGGTCTACCTCGACAACGTACGCATCCCGCTCGGCCGCATCATCGGCGAAGAGGGCACCGGCTTCGCCACCGCGATGCGTACGCTCGACCACACCCGGGTCACCATCGCCGCCCAGGCACTGGGAATCGCCCAAGGCGCACTCGACGCCGCGTTGGCATACATGCAGGAGCGCAAGCAGTTCGGCAAGCCGATCGCCGAGTTCCAGGGACTCCAGTTCATGCTGGCCGACATGGGCATGAAGCTCACCGCCGCCCGGGAGCTGACCTACTCCGCCGCCGCACGCTCCGAGCGGAACGCGCCCGACCTCACCTACTACGGCGCGGCCGCGAAATGCTTCGCGTCGGACGCCGCCATGGAGATCACGACGAACGCGGTGCAACTGCTCGGCGGATACGGCTACACGAAGGACTTCCCGGTCGAGCGCATGATGCGGGACGCCAAGATCACCCAGATCTACGAGGGCACGAACCAGGTGCAGCGGATCGTGATGGCCCGCCAACTCCTCAAGGGCGTCATCTAA
- a CDS encoding UDP-glucose dehydrogenase family protein — MTFIGVGYLGATYAICYAELGYEVLAVDVDPKRVEDLSRGEMPFHEPGLDELLKRNLAAGRLRFTTSYQEAADFGDVHFICVGTPQRLDGMGADLRYVESAVVPLAQNLTRKALIVGKSTVPVGTAEWVERLVEKHADPELGIEVAWSPEFLQEGYAADDVMRPNRIVWAAKTEWATAMLHAAHKGVFDLASTEDREVPVVATDFATAELVKVAANAFLATKISFINAMAEVCEVAGGDVTHLARALGFDPRIGNRFLQSGVGFGGGCLPKDIRAFQARAQELGAGEALRFLHEVDLINLRRRAKVVQLSAELLGRRPGPAGPDLSGARIAVLGATFKSNTDDVRDSPALAVAGMLAEAGADVRVYDPQGAENARKVHPELAYEKSLAEAVTEAELVCVLTDWAEFRNADPVSLGALAGQRKIIDGKNCLDAATWTAAGWTYRGLGRPAVG, encoded by the coding sequence CTGACCTTCATCGGCGTCGGCTACCTCGGCGCCACGTACGCGATCTGCTACGCCGAACTCGGCTACGAGGTGCTGGCCGTCGACGTCGACCCCAAGCGGGTCGAGGACCTGTCGCGCGGGGAGATGCCGTTCCACGAGCCCGGACTGGACGAGCTGCTCAAGCGCAACCTGGCGGCCGGCCGCCTGCGCTTCACCACGTCCTACCAGGAGGCCGCCGACTTCGGCGACGTCCATTTCATCTGTGTCGGCACCCCGCAGCGCCTCGACGGGATGGGCGCGGACCTGCGTTACGTCGAGTCCGCCGTGGTGCCCCTGGCGCAGAACCTGACCCGCAAGGCGCTCATCGTCGGCAAGTCCACCGTCCCGGTCGGCACCGCCGAGTGGGTTGAGCGCCTCGTCGAGAAGCACGCCGACCCGGAGCTGGGCATCGAGGTCGCCTGGAGCCCGGAGTTCCTGCAGGAGGGCTACGCCGCCGACGACGTCATGCGGCCGAACCGCATCGTGTGGGCGGCGAAGACCGAGTGGGCGACCGCCATGCTGCACGCCGCGCACAAGGGCGTCTTCGACCTCGCCTCCACCGAGGACCGTGAGGTTCCCGTGGTGGCGACCGACTTCGCGACCGCCGAGCTGGTCAAGGTGGCGGCCAACGCCTTCCTGGCCACCAAGATCTCGTTCATCAACGCCATGGCCGAGGTCTGCGAGGTCGCCGGCGGCGACGTCACGCACCTGGCTCGCGCGCTCGGCTTCGACCCGCGTATCGGCAACCGGTTCCTCCAGTCGGGCGTCGGCTTCGGCGGCGGCTGCCTGCCGAAGGACATCCGGGCGTTCCAGGCCCGCGCGCAGGAGCTCGGCGCGGGCGAGGCGTTGCGGTTCCTGCACGAGGTCGACCTGATCAACCTGCGCCGCCGGGCCAAGGTCGTCCAGCTCTCGGCCGAGCTGCTCGGCCGCCGGCCGGGCCCGGCCGGTCCGGACCTGTCGGGCGCGCGGATCGCCGTGCTGGGCGCGACGTTCAAGTCCAACACCGACGACGTCCGGGACTCGCCGGCGCTCGCGGTCGCCGGGATGCTCGCCGAGGCCGGGGCCGACGTGCGCGTCTACGACCCGCAGGGCGCCGAGAACGCCCGCAAGGTGCACCCGGAGCTGGCGTACGAGAAGTCGCTGGCCGAGGCGGTCACCGAGGCCGAGCTGGTGTGCGTACTGACCGACTGGGCGGAGTTCCGCAACGCCGACCCGGTGTCGCTCGGCGCGCTGGCCGGTCAGCGCAAGATCATCGATGGCAAGAACTGCCTGGACGCCGCGACGTGGACGGCGGCCGGTTGGACTTATCGCGGTCTCGGCCGTCCGGCCGTCGGCTGA